Genomic DNA from Candidatus Zixiibacteriota bacterium:
ATCCAGTTCACATCTAATAGAGGAACCGATTTGTAAGCCGTTGGAGCAGTCGGGGCGGGGCGTAATTCCGACTTGGCGTGATTCTTGCAGCAAAGGGCGTAAACTGGCCCTATGCCTTGACTTTCGGGCCGAAAGAGCTATATTGGGACGCTTGTAGGAATTGACGGATTTACTACCCAAGCCTTACTGCCCATAGGTCCCACAAGAAGCTCTTGGCCGCTGGAATTAAGACAGAGTCTTCTGCATGAGGTCCGCTGGCTTTTTGGGATTGCCGTACCGTCCCGATTCGTGGGGGATCGGTTTGCCGGTTCGCAATCGCACCTTGGAGGAAAGATGACGAAGCGAGGGTTGCTCCTCTACCTGACAACCTTTTTTTGCCTGGCCCTAACGGCAGCGCACTCGTCGGCCCAGATTACCGGCGATCCATCGTGGGCGCCGGTTGTGACCCTGCCCGATGACGCCACCGTGACCTGGTGCCAGGCGGATTCTATTTGCTACGATATCACGGCTGTAGATCCGGACGCCACTGATTCGATCTGGATGTCGCTCGTGAGCGGGCCGATCGAATACACGCCTACGCGCTTCGGTCACGAGTTTACGACCACGATTTGTTTCCGTCCCGAGGGATCAGGGGACTACCGGTTTGTCTGGCAGTTTGTCGATCGCCAGAATCATGTCGTAACGGATTCGGTAACCTATACGGTCGAGCTCGGCACCCCACCGAGCCTGGAAGATCAACAGTTCTCCGGCATACTCTGTGATCTGCAGGCGCCCCGCCAGCTCAATCTCGTTTACACCGCAAACGGACGCGAGCCGACTTTCCAGCTGCTGTCTGGACCGGGAAGTATCGACCCCTCGGGCGGCCGGATCACCTACGAGCCGGACACCTCCGGCGTTTTCGAGTTTCTGGTAGCGCTTGAAACCGACTGTGGCGCCGACACGGCGACCGTTACTGACAATCTCGCCCTAAACCTGCCGCCGTATTGCATCGGATTCGACACTACAGTCTACCTCTGCGATACGCGACAGATCTGTTTTGATATCGTGGCCCGCGACCCCGAGGGCGATCCAATCACAATCACGATGCCCGAAGGACTTGGGACATTTGTCCAGACGTCGGATTCCACCGGCCGGACCTGTTTCACGCCGCGCGAGGCTGATTCGAGCCGGTACATCTTCATCTTTCGCGCCGCCGATAGCTGCGTGCTGGCGGCCACCGAAAAAGCCGGAGAACCGTACTGCTGTTATGATACAGTTATAGTCGATGTGGTCATAACGCTGCCGGGCGAACTGACCTGTCACAGCGATACCACGATTCACCTGTGCGTGCCGCCGGAACAGTTGCCGGTGGATATCTGCCTGGATGGCTTCTCCAGCACCTGGAAGAACAGCACGATTTCGTTTGGGACCCTCGAGGGAGATTCGCTCTGCTTCGAGGTGGATACGCTCGGTATCTACACGATCACTTATGCCGCCTCCGACACCTGCGGCCATGTCGATACCTGCATCACCAGGGTGACTATCATGGGCAACAACGTGCCGTATGTCACCTTGGCCCGCGATCAGTCTATCGATCTCTGCGTCCCCGAGACTGTCTGTATACCGGCGGCGGCCGACGATCTGGATTTCGACCTCTACCGCGTGACCACAAACTATGGCCAGTTCAGCCGGTCATCAGGGACGATATGCTTCCTCGCGGATACGTCTGGAGCGTACACGATAATCCTGACTGCCGAAGACCTGTGCGGTTCATGGGATGCTGATACTGCGGTTGTGACTGTCGATCTCCATGCTCCGCCGATGGTCGTGCTTGGCGACGACGCCGAGATTGCGCTCTGCGATCTGCAGGAAGTTTGTATTGATGCCACAGTAACCGGCGAGAACATTCAATACTTCGCCACTTCCACCGGCGCGCACTACAACGAGCAGACCAGCGAGGTATGCTTCACTCCGAAGGCGTCGGGAACGTATGAAGTGTTTCTGCAGGCCATAGATGACTGTGACCGGGTTGTGGCTGACACAGTTGTGATCGAGGTCTCCATCGGCAGCGCGCCCGCCATCTCGAACTTCCGCGACACCACCGTCTATCTCTGCTATCCGCGCCAGATCTGTCTTGACCTGAATATAAGCGATTCGGACAACGATATCGCCGGCGTGGCTGTCAATCGCGGTCAATATGCAAACAACCAAGTCTGTTTCGTACCGTACAGCATGGGCATCTACAAGCTGATCGTGACCGCTACTGACAGCTGCGGGCACGTCGAAGTCGATACGGCCGAAGTGACCGTGAAGACCGATCAGGGGATAAGTTTAGTCACACCCGGTGACACCACGATTTTCCTCTGCGAACCGGACACGCTCTGTTTCCCGATTGGAGGGATACCTGAAGGGGCTCAGGTGTCGGTGAGTGGTATTGCAACTTATTGGGATGCCGTTACCAATTCTATTTGCTTCTATTCTGACTGCTGTCTCGAGAACAAGTTGACTGTTTCGGTTACGACTGAGTGCGGGACATATTCGAAGTCGTTCACGGTCGACGTGCAGACCAACAGCCGCCCGGTGGTATTCCTGCCTAAAGACACGACGTTACTCCTGTGCGAGCCGGAGACTGTCTGTCTTCCCGTGGCGATAAGCGATATAGACGGTAATGTGGCGAGTGTCGCCGTAACGGGCGGAACCTATAATGCTTACGACCGCACGGTCTGCTTTGAAGCTCTCGAGGAGGGCGTGCACCAGATTGACGTCACCGTGACCGATTCGTGCGGCGCGGTGGCGACTGACAGGATGACGGTGACGGTGACGCTCAACGAAGCTCCGTGGGTTAGGTCAACACTGGCGGATTCGGTATTTCGCCAGTGTGAGCTCTCCGAGGTGTGCATCCCGATAGAATTTGCCGACCCTGACGGTCAGCAGGTTACCATCACGGTTTCGGGTGGCTACTTGCAGGAACCGCCATCGGGCAACACCGCAAACGTCTGCTTTGTACCGTCTTCCTACGGTGATAACTGTATCGATATTTATGTAATCGACCCTTGTGGTGAGTCGGACACCGCTCATGGATGTGTGGCGATAGCCGAGCCGTCAACGATTGCTATTGACTGCCCTGTGACCATAGCCAACACGCAGTGTGGCCCCGGACAGTACTGCGTGGATATTCCAATTACCGGCGAATACCAGACGGTTACTACGAATATCGGTACCTGGTCAAACGGCACCTGGTGTGTAGATGTGAGCGAGCCAATCGTTGGCAATCTGGAAATCATCGCGGTCGGTGAATGTAATGTCGATTCATGTATCGTTCCACTGAACCTGATTCCGGTCGAACCGCCACTGCTTGTCTGCCCCACGGATGTGGATACGCTGTTGTGCGGGCCGAGTATCATCGTATTTGACGTGCCACTCTTGTCGGCAGCTGGACCGGACGAGTCTGTCACGGCCAACGCACCTGCCACTGTTGAGATCATCGGGCGAACTGCGCGGCTAAGCGTCCCGATTAGTGAGCCGGGACAGCAGGTCATCACGCTGACCCATTTCAACCCGCCGTGCGAGCCATATGTGTGTAGTTTCATAGTGAACGCCCGCTTCAACACTCCGCCGGTGCTGGCAGTCGAGGGAACGACCGTTGAAAGCTGCACTTTGCAGGAAATCTGTGTACCGTTCAGCTACTTTGACAGCGAAAACAACGTGGTGAGCATCCGCAGCGACGCGGGCCCCGTGACCTGGGCAAACGGCGTCGGTCAGGTATGCTTTACTCCAGCTTCCTTCGGCATTCATGAGTTGACTCTTACGGCAGTTGACACCTGCGACGCAATGTACGAAGTGCCGTTTTCGGTGACCATCAACCAACTGCCGTCTGTGGCTATCGAGTGCCCCAGCTTTGTCACTCCCCCGACTTACTGCGGTTTCGAGCTGCACTGTCTCGATCTCCCGATCGGTGGTCAAGTCGACTCGGTAGTGACCAATTACGGTGCCTGGGCGAACGGGCAGCTGTGTTTCGACATTAATGAGCCTGGCACCTATGACCTGCTGACGATTGCCTACGGCCCGTGCAATGTTGACAGTTGCATATTCCCGGTAGTCTACCTCGAACCGGTAAACGTCATGTGCAGCGTGGTCGACAGCACCGTGGTCCTGTGCGAAGAGATACCTACTACTGTCAGCATTCCGGTGGCGATAACAGGAGACGACGTTCAGTACGAAATCCGCCCGAACACGTATCCGTACGCAAACGGCGCCGTCGACGTCAGCTTCAGCCGCGCAGGCCAGTATCCGGTCACCGTGGTAGCCTGGAACGACTGCAGTCGCGACAGTTGCGACTTTGTTGTCATTGCCGAGGTGAACGCCCCGCCGGTGGTCACGCTTCCCGCCGATTATCAGGTCATCCAGTGCACGTTCGCTGAACTCTGTGTACCGATAACGGTTGTCGATCCGGATAATGACCTGGTCGTGATTCGTACCTCGCTGGGCGTCATCAATGGCAGCCAGGTCTGCTTTACGCCCAATGCCTACGGCGAGTACGAGATTGTAGTGACCGCGACCGATGATTGCGGCGGAGTCGGAGTCGGTGCGATCACGATTACAGTGGTCGAGGGAACAACTGTTGCCCTCACCTGTCCCGATGGTCCTATCTCCGTTGACATTGACTTGCCGGGCGACGTGCGGATACCCGTTGGTGTGCAGCCGCCCGGTTTCGACGTTACCGTTAGCCCGTCAGGCACGTACGATCACGCTACCGGCGAGGTCGTGGTTCAGATAGAGTCCGAGGGCTTGTACCAGTTCCTGGTCAAGTCAGTGGCGGATTGTAACACCGATAGCTGCAAGATTACGCTCGAGGTCGGCCAGTACATACCGCCGTTTGTCGAGTGTGTTGCTGAGTCCGATACGCTGCTGTGTCTTTCCCAGGCGCGCCAGGTATGTCTGCCGGTGACGGTTTATGGAACCGACGTACTGGTTGAGGTTACGCCGCCCGCATTGTTCACCGGCGACGCCGTCTGCCTGGATGTCACCGCGCCGGGCGACTATGTGATCGATATCAAGGCCTACACAGATCGCGATACCGTCACCTGCCAGTCTGTTCTTCATGTGACCGGCGGCAACCCGCCGCTGCTGACCATGCCGCAGACTCTGGACTATACTCTTTGCGGCGTGGGCGAAGTCTGCTTTGACGTAACGATGGAGGACGCCGAGTTTGATATCACGAGTATAGTGGTCAACCACGGCTCGTATGACATCAACCGAGGGCAGATCTGCTTCCTGGCGGATACGGCGGGTACGTATGTCATTGAAATGACAGTAGCTGATTCCTGCGGGAATGCAACGACTCGTAGCACCGCCGCCACCATCGACTTCAACCAGCCGCCGCAGGTCAGCCTGGGAGACGACAGGCGCGTGTTCGCCTGCACCTTGGGCGAAGTCTGTGTCGATGTCTCGATTGTCACTGATGATCCGGTGACAGTGA
This window encodes:
- a CDS encoding T9SS type A sorting domain-containing protein; the encoded protein is MTKRGLLLYLTTFFCLALTAAHSSAQITGDPSWAPVVTLPDDATVTWCQADSICYDITAVDPDATDSIWMSLVSGPIEYTPTRFGHEFTTTICFRPEGSGDYRFVWQFVDRQNHVVTDSVTYTVELGTPPSLEDQQFSGILCDLQAPRQLNLVYTANGREPTFQLLSGPGSIDPSGGRITYEPDTSGVFEFLVALETDCGADTATVTDNLALNLPPYCIGFDTTVYLCDTRQICFDIVARDPEGDPITITMPEGLGTFVQTSDSTGRTCFTPREADSSRYIFIFRAADSCVLAATEKAGEPYCCYDTVIVDVVITLPGELTCHSDTTIHLCVPPEQLPVDICLDGFSSTWKNSTISFGTLEGDSLCFEVDTLGIYTITYAASDTCGHVDTCITRVTIMGNNVPYVTLARDQSIDLCVPETVCIPAAADDLDFDLYRVTTNYGQFSRSSGTICFLADTSGAYTIILTAEDLCGSWDADTAVVTVDLHAPPMVVLGDDAEIALCDLQEVCIDATVTGENIQYFATSTGAHYNEQTSEVCFTPKASGTYEVFLQAIDDCDRVVADTVVIEVSIGSAPAISNFRDTTVYLCYPRQICLDLNISDSDNDIAGVAVNRGQYANNQVCFVPYSMGIYKLIVTATDSCGHVEVDTAEVTVKTDQGISLVTPGDTTIFLCEPDTLCFPIGGIPEGAQVSVSGIATYWDAVTNSICFYSDCCLENKLTVSVTTECGTYSKSFTVDVQTNSRPVVFLPKDTTLLLCEPETVCLPVAISDIDGNVASVAVTGGTYNAYDRTVCFEALEEGVHQIDVTVTDSCGAVATDRMTVTVTLNEAPWVRSTLADSVFRQCELSEVCIPIEFADPDGQQVTITVSGGYLQEPPSGNTANVCFVPSSYGDNCIDIYVIDPCGESDTAHGCVAIAEPSTIAIDCPVTIANTQCGPGQYCVDIPITGEYQTVTTNIGTWSNGTWCVDVSEPIVGNLEIIAVGECNVDSCIVPLNLIPVEPPLLVCPTDVDTLLCGPSIIVFDVPLLSAAGPDESVTANAPATVEIIGRTARLSVPISEPGQQVITLTHFNPPCEPYVCSFIVNARFNTPPVLAVEGTTVESCTLQEICVPFSYFDSENNVVSIRSDAGPVTWANGVGQVCFTPASFGIHELTLTAVDTCDAMYEVPFSVTINQLPSVAIECPSFVTPPTYCGFELHCLDLPIGGQVDSVVTNYGAWANGQLCFDINEPGTYDLLTIAYGPCNVDSCIFPVVYLEPVNVMCSVVDSTVVLCEEIPTTVSIPVAITGDDVQYEIRPNTYPYANGAVDVSFSRAGQYPVTVVAWNDCSRDSCDFVVIAEVNAPPVVTLPADYQVIQCTFAELCVPITVVDPDNDLVVIRTSLGVINGSQVCFTPNAYGEYEIVVTATDDCGGVGVGAITITVVEGTTVALTCPDGPISVDIDLPGDVRIPVGVQPPGFDVTVSPSGTYDHATGEVVVQIESEGLYQFLVKSVADCNTDSCKITLEVGQYIPPFVECVAESDTLLCLSQARQVCLPVTVYGTDVLVEVTPPALFTGDAVCLDVTAPGDYVIDIKAYTDRDTVTCQSVLHVTGGNPPLLTMPQTLDYTLCGVGEVCFDVTMEDAEFDITSIVVNHGSYDINRGQICFLADTAGTYVIEMTVADSCGNATTRSTAATIDFNQPPQVSLGDDRRVFACTLGEVCVDVSIVTDDPVTVTTSLGHYDPEAGQVCFLPEQPGLYELTVEVTDQCGQKASDIVIVEVDANDPPQITPLRDTTIYLCYPRVICLDALVSDPDGNLASVTTSRGKYENGTVCFAPYSMGEYRVVVTATDECGATVTDEAIVTVRTDQGINLVCPEDQTVFLCEPDTLCFPIGGVPDGATVTVQGIAAWWDPATQSVCFYSDCCLENKLTVSVTTPCGTYSCSFTVSVQTNSRPIVLLPRDTTVIQCQLERICLPVGISDIDGNIRNVQVTGASYDAYSRTVCFTPPAPGRYTIDVAVTDSCGAVGTDRMVVDVNLNQPPVIVYTPKDTVYKQCQPEEICLPVGVSDPDNNIADVTVTGGYYDAQTGKVCILPQGVGTFCAQITITDKCGLSATQEVCVEVSDGDRVDIQCQSPEPLTLCEPQTVCVAVPVVGTDYTVTTSYGSWSNNELCFVADTSGSYRIRLIATAQCNADTCFVTVPVTILPTLSVTCPANDSQFLCGADTLCYPFSFTPANATVTVSAPAYLSGGQVCVPVLQPGTQTIRLTVSNQCGTVECSFTVTTTFNGAPVVLAGTDRNYVECNLHEVCFPISISDPNSNITERTTSAGRLVGDAQLCFTPPSYGTHQIIIRVVDACGLSDADTVLVDYTLGASASIQCPDGTQYASVCGVDTICILAPITPANATVTIRPSGIYKPQTGEVCIPVSQGGTIPVEIIAAAQCGADTCRFNLEVDMGVKPVVQCPGRIDTLLCLVTPDTLRVPITASGTGLQVNVNPTGYYAAGYVNLPITQAGQHNFEVIAFGRCGADTCEIEVNVTADQAPLLTVPTQMTFERCPDDIDDICIGGIFATDAESDVTITKVCGPGSFVSQSGDSGAVCFVPASFGQVQFCFEATDGCHVVQKTFLVNVTVKPDCDVCVRLSIDGGADSPVGLRKKVAVNVETNDPIGGFDILIGYDKSALIFQLGSMAGGDAEAWEYFTWASDVGSCSGCPTGVVRFVGIADRNNGAAHPPDSAYRPNGKLFDIEYLIVNDQNLGNQFVPISFVWNDCSDNALSDTTGTILYIDSRVYNPEGQVIWDEFDDANYPESARQSGLGAPDTCIVEGAKSQAVRCVEFHNGGIKIISPEDIDDRGDINLNMIAYEIADAVVFTNYFIRGLAAFTINVAGQIAATDVNADGLTLTVADLSLLIRVIIGDANPIPKVTPYAERAEVITTLDGGAMRIGVETAHGIGAAYLVYDIAPGTEVGEPYLLPAAADFDLRSGILDGQLRLLLYDIGTAEVDAGLQELIEIPVLGEGVLTLAHAEIVDYQSRPYLAAAASLLPDEYELRQNYPNPFNPSTTISFALPVSTGWSLKVYNIAGAMVWEQGGNSAGGVVDVVWDGRSSDGDLVASGVYLYRLDANTYSNTRKMILLK